A single genomic interval of Zingiber officinale cultivar Zhangliang chromosome 4A, Zo_v1.1, whole genome shotgun sequence harbors:
- the LOC121969607 gene encoding uncharacterized protein LOC121969607, which translates to MPTTSQPSQRSRINLGDLKLQIAKKLGPERCRIYFGCLNQLLAQKLSKRDFNKYCLRILGRQNIPLHNQLIQSILKNAFRAKTMPLCSLERATPKPLEALRNKSTYEENINHLATAAPTNSKWSNGYIFPPSPRKVRSCIRERRNREHAVSIRQNGGATSQSKMAIDENTVIEKSGAVAPHDLKRSMQHHQGYIPSEQRPLVDDLMPQNEAFAKRNKFCDIVAVDIGQELQQSNDLNPRKFTLQAPLGIPLCPASLGGARRAFYSVTTSSGGFHGSNYSGGELCDTEALQKRMGKMAEILGLERVTLDCSNLLNNALDTYLKGLIRSCIELSGTRLGHDQTNHPTFKQEAQLKPTNGFWSGIHLHVHNNGGSFNNKQRQETQCMVSFQDFRVAMELNRQQLGEDWPSQLEKICFHSGEDLFNPT; encoded by the coding sequence ATGCCGACTACATCACAACCTTCACAGCGCAGCCGGATCAATCTTGGTGATCTCAAATTGCAGATAGCAAAGAAACTCGGCCCTGAGCGCTGCCGGATATACTTTGGTTGTTTGAATCAGTTATTAGCACAGAAGCTGAGCAAACGAGATTTCAATAAGTATTGTCTTCGGATCCTTGGGCGCCAGAACATTCCTTTACACAATCAGCTTATTCAATCAATTCTGAAAAATGCCTTTCGAGCCAAAACCATGCCTCTGTGTAGCCTTGAGAGGGCTACCCCAAAGCCCCTCGAAGCTCTCAGAAACAAATCAACTTATGAAGAGAACATCAATCATTTGGCAACTGCAGCCCCAACAAACAGCAAATGGTCAAATGGGTATATTTTTCCACCATCACCTCGGAAAGTCAGGTCATGCATTCGAGAACGGAGGAACAGAGAGCATGCTGTTTCTATTAGACAGAATGGAGGTGCGACATCACAATCTAAAATGGCCATAGATGAGAATACTGTTATAGAGAAAAGTGGCGCCGTTGCTCCACATGATTTGAAGAGATCGATGCAGCATCACCAAGGTTATATTCCTTCTGAGCAGCGACCACTGGTAGATGATTTGATGCCACAAAATGAAGCATTTGCAAAGAGGAACAAGTTCTGCGACATTGTAGCTGTCGATATTGGACAAGAATTGCAACAATCTAATGATTTAAACCCCAGAAAGTTTACTCTCCAAGCTCCACTAGGGATCCCTTTATGCCCTGCAAGTCTAGGTGGGGCACGAAGAGCTTTCTATTCGGTAACAACTTCCAGCGGTGGTTTTCATGGCAGCAACTATTCTGGCGGAGAATTATGTGATACTGAAGCACTACAGAAAAGGATGGGGAAAATGGCAGAAATACTTGGTTTGGAAAGAGTCACATTGGACTGCTCTAACCTGCTAAATAATGCCTTAGATACTTACTTGAAGGGTCTAATTAGGTCATGTATTGAATTATCAGGAACTAGGTTAGGTCATGATCAAACAAATCATCCAACCTTCAAGCAGGAAGCTCAATTGAAGCCAACTAATGGTTTCTGGTCTGGAATTCACTTGCACGTACATAATAATGGTGGATCTTTCAATAACAAACAAAGGCAGGAAACACAGTGTATGGTTTCTTTCCAAGACTTTAGGGTAGCAATGGAGCTGAATCGACAGCAACTTGGTGAAGATTGGCCATCACAACTTGAGAAAATCTGCTTCCACTCTGGTGAAGATTTATTCAACCCGACCTGA
- the LOC121969605 gene encoding acidic leucine-rich nuclear phosphoprotein 32-related protein-like yields MDEAWERAVEAAIGAQEESSASPPRSLTLDGSVKCCHGQLPPPQILERYQSLEVLSIANIGVSSLEKFPRLQNLHRLILSDNRIGGGLEFLVDAGLDSLRDLDLSNNRIQFLEDLSPLAQLRLVSLDLYECPVTRIKDYRSRVFGMIRTLKYLDKLDTDENERSESDEEDEEEEEDEDDEDPGSGEVDGEEHAKRLMNGSGSNTIHAIDDVDQEEESDAEEEDIETGVGTDANGSERGYHASNGFRVASIRAASVEDEEEDDVDEYDEVDLGEEIDAEDDDDDDDDDDEEEDDVIEDHDIEDNEDDDDGVEEGEEELDEEDKDAEDGDVEEDQDVPYDNDVGGPGSLGRFINVEGEIDGHEQGEGDEDENGEIGQEDAQDVDDDRFSEEGDGEDEFEEDDNGGEYLVQQIARTPLEEAAGNDVFEEDEDDEVDNDDDVEELLHGNDKASPHHVPSSQPNKRRRDDNDSDEESEQEQQCRPKNCP; encoded by the exons ATGGACGAGGCCTGGGAGAGGGCCGTGGAGGCGGCGATAGGCGCTCAGGAGGAATCTTCTGCTTCACCGCCGCGGAGCCTCACGCTTGACGGTTCGGTGAAGTGTTGTCACGGACAGCTTCCGCCGCCGCAGATCCTGGAGAGGTATCAGTCGCTGGAGGTTCTCTCAATCGCAAACATTGGGGTGTCATCGCTCGAGAAGTTTCCGCGTCTTCAGAACCTGCACCGGTTGATCCTATCTGACAATCGCATTGGCGGAGGGCTTGAATTTCTGGTGGATGCTGGGCTGGATTCTCTCCGGGATCTTGATCTCTCCAACAACCGGATCCAGTTCCTGGAGGATTTGTCACCTTTGGCTCAACTCCGGCTCGTATCTTTGGATCTCTATGAGTGTCCTGTtaccaggatcaaggattatcgATCAAGAGTATTCGGAATGATCAGGACTCTGAAATATCTTGATAAGTTGGACACCGATGAAAATGAACGGTCAGAGTCTGATGAGGaagatgaggaagaggaagaagatgaagatgatgaggaTCCTGGGAGCGGTGAAGTTGATGGAGAAGAACATGCCAAGAGGTTGATGAATGGCAGTGGCAGCAATACAATACATGCAATAGACGATgttgatcaagaagaagaaagtgatgCTGAGGAAGAGGACATTGAGACTGGTGTGGGGACAGATGCAAATGGCTCAGAGAGGGGGTATCATGCTTCCAATGGATTTCGAGTTGCCTCTATCAGAGCCGCTTCAGTAGAGGATGAAGAGGAGGACGATGTAGATGAGTATGATGAGGTGGATTTAGGAGAGGAGATTGATgcagaggatgatgatgatgatgatgatgatgatgatgaagaagaagacgATGTTATTGAGGATCATGACATAGAAGAcaatgaggatgatgatgatggggTTGAAGAGGGCGAAGAAGAGTTAGATGAAGAGGACAAGGATGCTGAGGATGGTGATGTAGAGGAAGACCAGGATGTTCCATATGACAACGATGTTGGTGGACCTGGAAGCTTAGGGAGATTCATCAATGTGGAAGGGGAGATTGATGGTCATGAGCAAGGTGAAGGTGATGAAGATGAGAATGGAGAGATTGGGCAGGAAGATGCGCAGGACGTGGATGATGATAGATTTTCCGAAGAAGGTGATGGTGAGGATGAATTTGAG GAAGATGACAATGGTGGGGAGTATCTGGTGCAACAAATTGCACGGACTCCGCTTGAGGAAGCAGCTGGGAATGACGTGTTCGAGGAAGATGAAGATGACGAGGTCGACAATGATGATGATGTTGAAGAGCTCCTCCATGGAAATGATAAAGCTTCTCCGCACCATGTGCCTTCTTCTCAGCCCAACAAGCGAAGGAGAGACGACAATGACAGCGATGAGGAGTCCGAGCAGGAACAACAATGTAGGCCTAAGAATTGTCCTTGA